CTCCGATCTCTCTCCAGCCCTGGGGAGATCCGCCCATTGGCCGGTTTGGGTCTGTGTCCTGCCCTAGCCGAACAGGTGCTCTCTGAGGGCCTTTGAGAGGACGTGTAATAGATATGATAAAGGCATATCCTACAGTCGCAGCGTCTCTGCTCCTCCAGGGAGGCGGAGAGGCTTTTCATGTCAATTAATTATTCACATTTTCTCTTCATCCCCTCAAACACTTGGCGTCCTGTCTAGCTCCACGGGGGCAGGTTTGCTCTGGGCGTGCGTAACCCCAGCACCCGATGACGGTGACGGTGTGGGGCTGCATTCTGTGCCCCTTTGAGCCTGTTTATTTCAGGGTCACATGCAGTGGGCACATGCGACGGCCAGAGCGCACTAATGCCACCACTCATTCCCCCGGCTCTTCTCAGCGGCAGGATATTAGCCGCTTACGTCTCTGTGGTTCACACGGTGAAGAGGGAGCTCTGGGGTCGGGTCTTCGTCCTCCTTGCTTGCTTGATGAGGGCTGCATCCCGGGTGAGCCGTGCTTGGTCGAGTGCCTTtcagccccctccctgctccgAAGCTGGGCATCTTGCCCTTTTGCAAAGCTGTAAACATCCACTCAGCCATGCAGGCTTCTGCATGGCCTTTGTTCCTGCTCCCTGGGAAACCTTTGTGCCGCCCATAGAGGTGGCCGACTGAGCACCCTGACAGCTCTGTCTCGGAGACTCAGAAGCTGACTTACCCCTACCCCGGGCCTCTTCTCACCCAGGCCTCCCACACCCGTCTGCTTTCCCTTGTCACTCTCTTGCTTTTCTGTCACTGTTGTGCCCACCTGCAGTGCTGCCCTGCACTTCCCCTTGAGGGCAGCGCTCACATTGCAAAGACCTGGGCGTGTGCCCTCAGGGAGGCGGTTTCTGACAGTCTTCCTCAGAGACCCAGGGCCAGAAGAAAGAGATGTAAAGGGGTGTCCATGACAGGAAGCTATGGACTGGTGGCCGAGAAGCCAGCCAATCAGAAGCgagcaggagagagaggtgaAGTAGCAGAAGCGTGGCCAGAAATGGCTGGAGAGTGAAAGCTGCCCCTTCGGCTGGGAAACAAGTACTTCTGTGCAGAACCGCGGGGGAACTGTGCACACAGACCTCATGCCATAGCCAGGTGcctgcccactccctccctctgtgCCCTCGGCAGGTTCCTTCGCCTCTTTGTGCCTCAATATCCTGCTCTCTGAAGTGAGGACAAGGGGAGCgacccaccccgcccccactcccCCGACTTCTGGGGTGGCTGTGAGGATCCCATGAGCTCGTACATGTAGAACACTGGCCCCCAGTGAATGTCATCTGTGTGTCACGCAGCAGCATCACCCCACGTCCATGGCCACGCACACGCTGAGTGTGGGGTTAGGATCTTAATGGGACCGGCTGACACTCTGACAACTTCCTTTCCCAAACACTCTTGCTACTCCACGTGTCCTTTTTTCCCCTCGTGGAAATCATCGGTAGTTTTCTCTAGTAGTAGTGAATGTCTTCATCCCCAGATTATTCAAAGCCTTTCTACACCTTCCATTTATAGTGAGCATTCACAACTGTTTAGTGACATCACGTCTCCACTGGTGGGCGATCAGGGCACCATAGAAAAGTGGAATATCCATCGTAGGCGACTGTGGTACCTCCTGGAGCTACTGACGGGCAGGAAATGTCATTGGTTTGTGTTTTCACTGCTCTTGTTTCCACTTCACTCCTGCTGCTAGTGGTGCTTGTGTTCAGTGAAACAAAGTAGCCAGGTGAGCTGAAAGAGCAAGCAAAGGACCAGAATAATCTATGAATTCCAgttgttttttaagccaccaagaTGAATTTTCACTGGTTCATATCAAAACAGGGCACACACGAGATAACTGTATGAAAGCGGGAATGTGGCCGAAAGGTAACTGGTCCATCCTTAAGTTCAGCACGTCACCTCAGCAACACACAGGTCCAGTTGCCAACAGGACATCCCTCCTGGAAGTCAATCGGGCATCACAAGCCAGCATGGCCAAAGTGGATCTCCTTATCTTTCCCCGCAAACCTGcccttcttcctctgttttctgtctcagttAAGCATCAACATCAGATGAGTTGCTCAAGCCAGAAACATCAAGGTCAACTCCTCTCCTGCTTTTCTTGCTCCTACCTCCAGGCCTGTGGGCTCCACGTGCTTCCTAAATAGCCTGTGAGGCTAGCCCTCTTCTGTACACCCTCTGAAAGTGTCGCTGTGTGTTTTGAGCCAACCCCAAGCCGTGGCTCGAAACAGCAGTCATTTATCATTTCCCATGTGTCTTGGGTCAGCGGTTCCAGACCAAGATCTGCTGGGTGTCTTTGAGTGTCTTGAGCCCGGCTGATGGAGGCTTGGCTCAGCTAGGCTGGCTCGGGTCCACGTCGCCCTCATACTCCTTTCTGGCCCCAGTGGGCTGGCCCGAGCATGTTCTTCTCATGGAAACGTTAGAAGCACAAGAAACAAGCCAGAACGCATGCCGCTATTTCTGTTGGCCAAAGCTAGGCGTATGGTCTCATTTGAAGTCAAAGGGTGGGGAAATGCACTACAGCCATTTAGTGGAAGGAACTACGAAGCCACATGGCAGAGAGCAAGGTGACAGGGTAAGATAAAGAACCAGGGCCCATAATGCAATCTGCCACGTCCTTTTATCCTGACCTAGACTCTTCACTCATCTTCTAACTTCTTGCTTCGCTTATAGCCGACCGCCCCTGACTTGATCCCAGCATCcctttattaaaaatttccaCTGCCCCTCATCACTGCCGGATTGAGCTGAAGCCCTGTACAGCTTGGCCCCAATCCATTTTTCCTGCTGTATCTGTTGCCATGTTTCAGAATTACTCACCACCCCTTTCCAAATGTGCTTGTTTTTCACACAGCTCTGTGCCTTCATAAACAGTCTTCCCTCTTCCTGCCGTGATCTCCCCCGTATCTGAGGTTATTGTAAGTGAGATATCATCGACCCTTCAAGACGCAGTTCACCTGGAGCATCTTCCAGAAAGCCCTCTCAGAAGCCCTCTGGAGAAAAAATTGCTCCTTCCTTTGTGATGTGGTAGTAAACTGCAATTGCATCGTGCTCATACTTAACTCATAGCAATTCGAGAATATGCTTAgccagagggagaaagagaggcagagcTTAAATAATTCCACCCACCGTTCTACTCCGTGATTGTGGGAATACCGAGACTTGACTTTGCTGTTACCTTAGTCATCCTTTGGTTTCAGAATCCCCTTCAGCTCCCGAAAGCCTCTTGTAGCATAAAAGGCACAGCCTCCTGAGCGGGCGTCTCGTGTTTAATGATACAAGACTCTTCTTTTATAACAACCAGGCAGCAAGCCTTTATTTCATCTGCTGTTCAACCAAAGGAACATCTATCTGGGTGTGTGGTCTTGTTGCAAATCAGGACCTTCCAGTTCTATCCTGGAAATTCAAGGGACTATCAGTGGTAATAGTGTCTATAGTAAACGTTTATGTCATGGTGACTTTAGAATCTTCCCTCCACCTAAGATGCTACTCTATCGTATTTCCTATAGACTTATATCAGATTGAATTTTAATCTTTATGTCGGTGTTTCCCAGCTAAGTCATGAAGTTCTCATTTGTGGCTTATGGTTCTTTCTGGCTGCTGCCTGTGGCTATGCAGGTCATACACTGTACAACTCTAAGGGGGCACTAGTCACGCCAGAGTCTATGTAAATGGACTCCCCCGTAGTCATGGTGCCAGCTCCCTTGTctcccagtgcctggtacatattgATTGCTCAAGAAATGTGTGGGGGAATgagtgaaggagaaagaaggcAACAAGAAACTGAGCTAACAGTTCCCAAGTGAGATATTTAACAGTTAGGGTTCGAATGCAAATTCAGACAGGTTTTGCTCCAGCAAAATGAAGACCATGTTATCATAGGTGCTTGTGATGAAATGGACCTGTAAACCCACTTGGAATGTCTTGTTTAACTACAAAAAAGTCACCTTTCATCCTGCACACTGATCAAGGTGATGGTTCCTAAAAGCACATCATGTTTCTCAAACGTTACCGACCCCGTGATCGCCCTGTGCCTGATACCCTAGCGGACATCGTGAGGCATGTGTGTGCAGACAGGTCTAGATTCTAGATGAATCTTGCCCTCCAAGTCACAATAGACTTGAAGTTTCCTTGACTTCCCTTGGACGGTCACACAACTTTAAATAAATGCAAGAGGAGCCATCGTGAGCAAGAACAAGCCTTTTATCAGGTTACTTGATGAAATATGCTGAATATCTTTAAAGTAGAAATATGCCAGTGTGGCTGGCAAACTGTTCACCCCATGGGAGAAGGTTGCCCAGGTAAATGGTCACCTTCACACTTGGAATTCGCTGTTCTGCcagaggacacggggaggggaactGACCCAATCAGGACGTGTGGGCTTCTGGGTGGACATGGCCTGAGGAGGGGCCCAAAAGGCAGCAGGACACAGGCAATGATGGTCCGACCACGCGTCACCCCACCCCTAACCACGGCCCCTGGCAGCTCTGACAGCAAGAACACGGTGCTCGCCCCCCTCCCCGCTGGGTCGTTCTTCCCTGTGTCTCGAGCAGCAAGATGGTCACCACCCGGCCACCCTACCATCAGGACACAGTTGGCAGGATGCCTCACCAGCCAGGGCTTGATGTGTCAATTAGAGTAAGTGCCTGGTGAAGAAAGGATTccataaatgttaaatgaatgaacaaaccgaTGAACAAACCAGTGAAATAAGCAAACCAAAGGAGTGCAATGATATAGGGGCCATTTGTGGGGGAAGGCACTGCAGTTACCTAGGGAAATTCTACATGGTGTGCACTTAGGGCTACAGCATCTTCCCTAATGGCCCTGTTATCCTTTCCAAACCCATGGAGACTTGACTCTGTGCTGTTCAATAGAAAATACGCTCAACCTGAGGAAGCACCACACCAAGGTTGTCCTGACAGCAACCAGCTTGGGAACCGGTGTGAGTAATAGTTCTTGAGTTTGGGGCTGCCAGGGTGCTGCAACAGGAGTATTTGCACGGGAGCTTGGGATCAGAATTTCAAAACAATCAAGGAGTCCGTTGAGTTAAAATTAACTTCTCTTCCTGCCCGAGGCCTTGCATGTTATCACGGGACACCTCAATGAAATAGTCACCATTtgtttcttgggttttgttttgtgctGCTAGGTGAGCTCTCCGTGGAGGAAGCGCAGGACCCTTTCTTGGTCAGCGTCCACATAATCGCAGACCCAGGGGAATCCCGACCCCTGCAGGAGGCCATCGACAAGGTCTTGGCTTGGATCCACCCAGACCTCCAGCTGTTCAGGGTCTCTGAGAGGAGGGCGTCCCGGCGGCGGAGGAAGGCCCCCAAGGTGGCGCAGCCAGCCCTGGCGGTGGTCCTCTTCCTGCAGGAGGAGTACGGCGAGGAGCAGATCCTGCAGCTGCACCGCACGCTGCAGCGGCCGCCCTGGCGCCATCACCACACGGAGCGCGTGCCTAGCAGGTTTCTGCCCTACCTGCCCTGCAGCCAGGAGTTCTTCACTCTGGCCCCGGGGACACCGCTGTGGGCCATCCGGCCTGTGCACTACGGCAAGGAAATCGTGCGCTTCACCATCTACTGTCGCCATGACAACTACGCCGACATCCTCAAGTTCTACGAGCTGATACTCAGGCGGAGCCCCAGCCAGAGGAAAACGGACTTCTGCATCTTCCCCATTTTCTCCAGTCTGGATGTGGACATCCAGTTCTCCCTGAAGAGACTGCCCTGTGACCAGACCCCGGTCCCCACTGATTCCTCCGTGCTGGAGTTCCGAGTCAAGGACATTGGCGAGCTGGTGCCTCTCTTGCCCAACCCCTGCAGGCCCATCAGCGAGGGACGCTGGCAGACGGAGGACCACGATGGGAACAAGATCCTTCTGCAGGTACCTTGGGGgaagtctgtctgtctgtgtctatCTCCACTTGGGGAGAACAGAGAAACAAGTGAATTGGTTCTGCCAGAAACCCTGGTTAGTACCTGTTACAGAACAATgagttaagaaaaaagagaggtcaGTGACCCTCTGTCTGGCTCGTAGATCAAGTCAAGGTGTCCATACGCTAATTAAACAGTTTTCACTTAGCTGCGTGGCCATGTGCCCCAGGCAAGCAACGGCCGATTCCTCTAGCGCGTCTTCACCCACCTGTTGGAGCATCCACGAAATGCTGTGGCTCCCGGGGATTTAGAATGAACTGATATCCCAGGGGATTTGGTATTAAAGATTCCTTAATCTACTCCCTCACAAGTAGGGAGTTTTTACCAATGAATTCTTCACTTCCACAAAGGAACTTCAGGAAAACCCGTCTATGACAATTGTAAAATATGTTGACGTTCAGTAGAGAAGATACCTGTTTTCTTTATCGCTCTGGTGCCTCCCCCCCCTTCTACCCTTCCACCCTTCTGCTACTGGGCAATAGGTGGTTCAAATTCAGTGATCATTGGAAATGACTTTCTTGGTCTTTTAAGCAGTACGTGATGCCTCTGgagcttctttcattcagcttaGGAAGGGGGAGTGAATACATGGAAGGAAATGGATGCAGTAGACTGTTCTGTGGTTAATGTCTTGGCTCAATTCCTGGACCCATTTCTCCTCCCATCCTTGCAGCGATCGTCCCAAACTCTTTAGACGTTATTAGTTATACTCTAGAATTCAAAGTTCAGCATACAGATTTAAGAAGGTCCTATACCTACCCTACCTGATAAATGCTTTCAAGACCCAGGCTTTCTAGAATTAACAGGTAAATCCGTCCAGGCATAtaggattttgtctttctgaaaCACCTCTGCCTCTGGCATCTCAGTTTTCACATACGGCTACCTGAGAGGAGAAAGTTGATAGCAAGTTCGGGGACACTGTCTTGAAAGGTGCTGATTGTATTTACTTGAATCACAGGTAAAGTTTCATAGTTTTTGTCGGTTTGGGCATTAAACATCAGAACTATAATCCACATATCGCAAAATGAAGTGAGAATTTGGCACATGACAGATACCTGGCTCAAACTACAGCCAGGCCACATGGCTCAAGTCAAAAAGGTCACCTTGAGATATTTACGATTTAGAGGAACTAGATAATTTTCAGATTTCCCTTTGAACTATgcaaataagaaataatattgCTTTATTATTCACTGAACTAAATGCTagctagcatttattttttaatttttattttatattggagtatagttgatttacagtgttgtgttagtttcaggtgtacagcaaagtgattcagttatacatatatgtattctttttcagattattttcccatataggttattacagagtattgagtagagttccctgtgctatacaataggttcttgttgattatctattttatgtatagcagtgcatacatgttaatcccaacctcctaatttatccctcccacccacgcacctttcccctttggtaaccgtaagtttgttttcaaagtctgtgagtctgtgtctactttgtaaataagttcatttgtgtcattttttttagattccacatataagtgatatcatatgatatttgtctttctctgacttacttcacttagtatgataatctctagatccatccatgttgctgcaaagggcattatctcattcttttttgtggctgagtaatattccattgtatatatgtaccacatcttctttatccattcctctgtcagtggacacttaggttgcttccatgtcttggctattgtaaatagtgctgcagtgaacattggggtgcaagtatcttttcaaattgtggttttctctgggtatatagcccagagtgggattgctagatcatatagtagctctgtttttagttttttaaagaacttccatactgttctccatagtggttgtaccaatttatattcccaccaacagtgtaggagggttcccttttctccacaccttctccagcatttattgtatgttagactttttgatgatggccattctgtccagtgtgaggtgatacctccttgtagttttgatttgcatttctctaataattagcgatgctgagcatcttttcatgtgcttttaggccatctgtatgtcttctttggagaaatgtttatttaaatcttctcattttttgattgggttgtttgtttttttgatattgagctacatgagctgtttgtatattttggagattaatcccctgTTGGTcacacaatttgcaaatattttctcccgttctgtgggttgtcttttcattttgtttatggtagtttttttttgtgcagaagcttttaagtttttattaggtcccatttgtttatttttgtttttattttcattactctaggaggtggatccaaaaagatacttctacgattaatgtcaaagagtgttctgcctgtgttttcctcgaagggttttatagtatccggtcttacatttaggtctttaatctattttgagggttatttttgtgtatggtgttagagagtgttctgatttcattcttttacatgtggctgtccagttttcccagcaccacttattgaagagactgtcttttctccattgtatattcttgagtcctttgtcatagattaattgaccataggtgcatgtgtttatttctgggctttctatcctcttccattgatctataaatctgtctttgtgccagtaccatactgttttgattactgtagcttcatagtatagtctgaagtcagggagcctgattcctccagctccgtttttctttcttaagattgctttggctattcagggtcttttgtgtttccatacaaattttaagattttgttgttagagatctgcaaaaaaaaaaattccattggtaatttgatagggattgtgttgaatctgtaaattACCTTGGGTAGAATagccattttgacaatattgattcttccaatccaagaacatggtatatctttccatctgtttgtgtcatcctcgatttctttcatcagcatcttatagtttttggagtacagatcttttgcatccttagataggtttattcctaggtattttatgccATCTTTTTgatgccatggtaaatgggattgtttccttaatttctctttctgatattttgctgttagtgtacagaaatgcaacagatttctgtgtattaattttgtatcctgtaactttaccagattcattgatgagcactagtagttttctggtagcatcttttctatgtatagtatcatgtcatctgcaaacagtgacagttttacttcttttttccaatttgggttccttttatttcttctctgatggccatggctaggacttccaaaactatgttgaataaaagtggcaagagtggacatccttgtcttgttcctgatcttagaggaaatgttttcagcttttcaccattgagaatgatgtttgccatgggtttgtcatatatggcctttattttgttgaggtaggttccctctgtgtccACTTTCTATaaagtttttaccataaatgggtgttgaattttgtcaaaaggtttttctgcatctattgagatgatcatatggtttttattcttcaatttgttaatatggtgtatcacattgattgatttgcatatattgaagaatccttgcatccctgggataaatcccacttgatcatggtgtatgatccttttattttattgttggattcggtttgctagtattttgttgaggatttttgcgtctatgtttatcagtaatattggcctataattttctttttttgtgtggtatctttgtctggttttgctatcagggtgatggtggcctcatagaatgagtttggaagtgttccttcctctgcagctttttggaagagtttcaggagGATAGGtgctaactcttctctaaatgtttgatagaattcacctgtgaagccatctggtcctggacttttgtttgttgagttttttttttttttaacatctttattggagtataattgctttacaatggtgtgttagtttatgctgttgAGAgttctttaatcacagtttcaatttcagtgcttgtgattggtctgttcatattttctatttcttcctggttcagtcttgggagatggtacctttctaagaatttgtccatttttgtaGGTTGttcatttcattggcatatagttgcttgtggttatctcttatgatcttttgtacttctgtggtgtcagttttaTAATCCCTTTTGAAATGTGAGAAaagttttcttctgtgtttgaaGACTGCCAATTTTTTATGCAAAACAATGCAGTTGTGtaagtaaaaattaatgaaaggatTTTGTTTATACTAAAAGATCAAAATGAATGTGATTGTTTCTGAGggactttttcctttttgcagtatttagaatattttttgctCTCAATCCCTGTAATAAcgtaaatgaaagaataaattaggAAAGCTTGGCCTGAACTCCACTCAAAGGAATCATTGaaagaatatttcaaagaaaagccACAGATTTAAATGGCTATACAATCTGTATGGGTGCAGGCTTTTGAATTTAGAGCATCCAAGAGtgaaaagagtaagaaaaaaagatttgtatCATGCAGTCTCAGGAGTTTGGGCCTTTGTTCAAAATAGTAATATTCCAGAGAGTTAAATTAATGTGGGCAGAAATGACTAATAGTCCATCTCACAGTTCTTGACTATGGCCGTTTGAACAGGTTACTATTTACTGCATCACTGCAGAAAGCCGTCCTCTGCTCTAGCATGAGACATATGCCTGCCCACCTCttcaaattacttttaaaagtaaaaatttatacTTCGTTCTTTAgcaaaattaagatattttggTCGTGGAGGGAGGGACACAGTTGAGAGAacgcctcttttttttttttttacattctccttAGCAGTGTGTTTCCCAAGTTTCATTTTCAACATACATGCTTTTGTTCCATTGGGTGCAGTTATACGTTGAAGGCAATCTTGGTTGGGTAGTTTCTAGTTGCTTTCTTAAAATATAGATTGCATTTCAGTTCCTCATCCTGCCCCGTTGAGTTAACATTCCGTATTTCAGAGACCTCCTCCAGCCATTTCATTCCTCTGGAGGAGAAAAGCTGAGAGGTTTGTTTCTGCGAGCTACTCAGCCTCTTATAAGAATTCGGAAATGTTTTTAACTAAGATCTGATTAGATGGAAAGAAAgccttctacctcctgaaactCACCTCTCCTTTCTTGGCATTGCCTGATTCAGGGGGGAAAAGGCGgagaggaggtgggtggggagtTGCCAGCATCAGATGTTGCCCAAGGTCCCTCTAGAAAACGCATCTTAGAAATTTGCATTAATGCTTGATGATCGAAACTACAGCTTTCTATAGCCAAGATCTGTGTTACACGGACTAGAAGTAAACCGACACTGTACTTTGAACATAATAAGTTCTCTTTATacatttctctttactttttattgaagaataatataaatgatatatacaaGGAAAAGTGCACATCACAAATATATgctcagtgaattttcacaaattgaaCATTTGAATAAGCAAcacccagatgaagaaacagaacataGAAACAGAAGAGGAGTCTTCTCTTCCCCCATTCCTGGGACTCCCTTCCCTTAAATGAACGTATTAATTACTCTGTATTTCACAAAAGTGGGGGGAAGGAGCATCTGGTCAGAAAAGTTGGGAACATGGCTGTGTTACCTGGGGGTGTTTTTGTATTTATAGGTAGCtcccacatttatttttataaaaagacttACGTTGGCTGACAAAGATATAGATCATACAagaaagattaataaaaataattagatacCAAAGGGACTTGAAGTAGAGGGAAAATAATGATAGGAAAGTAAGGTAAACCAAGTATGACATCCAAAGTGCATGTCATTTCCTATCTGAGAGCTGTGCTGTTTaactggtagccactagccacatgtggccatttaaatttaacatttatgtgaattaaaataaaaaattcagttcctcagtctcaCTAGAACATTTCAAGTCCTCAGCAGCtccatgtggctggtggctgccatattggtTAGCAcacatacagaacatttccatcattgcagaaagttctgtggATAGCGTTCTTCCAGAAATAGGCCCCAATTTTGATTTTGAGTTCTCCAGCAgcaaaaacagaatggaaaatcaGCAGTGATACAATTTAGAATCCATGAGGCAAAAATAAACTATGCTCCAGATGCACAACTATTCCAGGTTCTGCATCCTGGAAGCAGCGTTGCTCCCACCTTCTCATGTCCAGTGAGGTGTCGGCAGCCTGCCCTCAACTGTGCTCTAAACAGCTACATCGAGGCCCTGCAAGGCTTTCTTACACGGAGCctgcagggtgggcagggggcccAGCCAAGCGTCGTGCAGCAAAGCCACTGCACAAAGGGAGGCTGGGCAAAACAAGGTGGTCCCTGCCTGCAGCTCCTGGGGCCTTGGCTGAATCCCAGAGGGAGGGATACACCTCCAGAGAATCTCCCCACATTTGTTTCTCTCAGCTAAGCTTTTGGTAGATCGCGAGGGACAGTGAGCTTGGCTTGTTTCTTTCCAGCCGAGTCCCTGGAGTACACCTGTTCCATACAGCTGGTAAAGGACGGAGTCATATGTCTTGCGGCTCAGCCAAGCTGGGTTGTATGttgatgtcttctttttttttttaataactttattttatttatttatttatttttggctgcattgggtcttcgttgctgtgtgctggctttctctagttgtggcgagtgggggctactcttcattgtggtgcgcaggcttctcattgcggtggtttctcttgttgcggagcatgggctctaggcgctcaggcttcagtagttgtggctcgcgggctctagagcacaggttcagtagctgtggtgcacgggcttagttgcttcatggcatgtgggatcttcccggaccagggctcgaacccatgtcccctgcactggcaggcggatcctcaaccacggcgccaccagggaagccctgttgatgtCTTCTTAGGGAGAAGGAGCCTGACAAGGACACAGGCCTCAACTGTAGGCCACCGCCTCCCTTGGAGGTCTTCCACGGGAGTGCCGGGGCAAGGCCAAACTCCTTAAGAAGTGATTTGGGGTCCATCCAAACACAGAGAAGCACAGTTGAGGACCCAAAGGTCAGTTTCACAAAGAGAATGCAGCTGCAATTTTAGGCTGGAAAAATGTGGAAAGCAGGTCACTCCATGTCTTTGAAGAGGTAAGGTAATTTAACAAAGGCGTCTAAGCCTTTGGAAGACTTCTTCCATAGAGGATGGTCGCCAGCTGTCCTTTGCATCCTCATAAGGCAGAACAGGGAACTGGCTTAAACCAAAGGTTTTAAGTAGCATTTAAAAGACAAGAAATCCTGACACGCAAAATTGTTACCAGTTGAAAGGGCTGCCAGGTTCAGTCTCGAGGACTGTCTTCACTGGAGAGCTTTTAAGATTTCATTCACACCAGCTCATTTACTTGTCTTCTTCACCCAGCGAGGAGATTGTCTAGACAGTCAGTCCCGGAATACTGGGGCCATCAGCGCTGTGAGGACAGGGAGATGGGTGCTAATGAGGATGCAATTGAGGGACTAAGTGGGCTtcacagacttttaaaatatttttaattgcggtaaaatacacataacaatacACATAACGataaaatttactg
This region of Orcinus orca chromosome 18, mOrcOrc1.1, whole genome shotgun sequence genomic DNA includes:
- the FAM124A gene encoding protein FAM124A isoform X3; translation: MDPKAGSGEEDDCVDSGAETGGSDYSHMSSTSSELSVEEAQDPFLVSVHIIADPGESRPLQEAIDKVLAWIHPDLQLFRVSERRASRRRRKAPKVAQPALAVVLFLQEEYGEEQILQLHRTLQRPPWRHHHTERVPSRFLPYLPCSQEFFTLAPGTPLWAIRPVHYGKEIVRFTIYCRHDNYADILKFYELILRRSPSQRKTDFCIFPIFSSLDVDIQFSLKRLPCDQTPVPTDSSVLEFRVKDIGELVPLLPNPCRPISEGRWQTEDHDGNKILLQHSLLSTRATH